Proteins encoded together in one Urocitellus parryii isolate mUroPar1 chromosome 3, mUroPar1.hap1, whole genome shotgun sequence window:
- the LOC144253834 gene encoding olfactory receptor 7A17-like, with amino-acid sequence MGPENDTQITEFLLLGFSEDPELQPLIFGLFLSMYLVTVTGNLIIILATISDSHLHTPMYFFLSNLSFVDICFTSNTVPKMLVNIQAQSKVITYAGCITQMQFSILFAGLDIYLLTVMAYDRYVAICYPLHYMVIMNSRRCGLLVLVSWIMSALHSLLQGLMMLRLSFCTDLEISHFFCELNHLVHLACSDTFLNEVVIYFAAVLLAGGPLTGILYSYCKIFSSLRAISSAQGKYKAFSTCASHLSVVSLFYCTSLGVYLSSAVAQNSHSTATASVMYSVVTPMLNPFIYSLRNKDIKSALRRLCERETVKATVVLRLKKCP; translated from the coding sequence ATGGGTCCAGAAAATGACACGCAAATTacagaatttcttcttctgggatTTTCAGAGGACCCAGAACTGCAGCCCCTCATCTTTGGCcttttcctgtccatgtacctggtcacagtCACAGGGAACCTGATCATCATCCTGGCCACCATctcagactcccacctgcacacgcccatgtacttcttcctctccaacctgtcctttgtggaCATCTGCTTCACTTCCAACACTGTCCCAAAGATGCTAGTGAACATCCAGGCACAGAGCAAGGTTATTACCTATGCAGGTTGCATCACCCAGATGCAATTTTCCATACTCTTTGCAGGACTGGACATCTATCTTCtgactgtgatggcctatgaccggtaTGTGGCCATCTGCTACCCCCTGCACTACATGGTCATCATGAACTCCCGGCGATGTGGATTGCTGGTTCTGGTGTCTTGGATCATGAGTGCTCTTCATTCCTTGTTACAAGGTTTAATGATGTTGAGACTGTCCTTCTGCACAGATTTGGAAATCTCCCACTTTTTCTGTGAACTTAATCACCTGGTCCATCTTGCCTGCTCTGACACCTTTCTCAATGAGGTGGTGATATATTTTGCTGCTGTCTTGCTGGCTGGTGGCCCCCTCACTGGCATCCTTTACTCTTACTGCAAGATATTCTCCTCCCTCCGTGCAATCTCTTCAGCTCAgggcaagtacaaagccttctccacctgtgcatctCACCTCTCCGTGGTCTCCTTATTTTATTGTACAAGCCTGGGTGTGTACCTCAGTTCTGCTGTGGCCCAAAACTCACACTCCACTGCAACTGCCTCAGTGATGTACAGTGTGGTCAcgcccatgctgaaccccttcatctacagtctgaggaacaaggacatcAAGAGCGCTCTGAGAAGACTCTGTGAGAGAGAAACTGTGAAAGCAACAGTTGTGCTGAGACTGAAGAAGTGCCCGTGA
- the LOC144253684 gene encoding olfactory receptor 7A17-like, whose amino-acid sequence MEAQNDTKISEFLLLGISEEPELQPLIFGLFFSMYLVTVTGNLLIILATISDPHLHTPMYFFLSNLSFVDICFTSTTVPKMLVNIQMESKVITYAGCIIQIYFFALFVGLDNFLLAVMAYDRFVAICHPLHYTLIMSPRLCGFLVLASWVTSALHSLLHSLMVLRLSFGTGLEIPHFFCEPNQVVHRACSDTFLNDLVIYVAAVLLAGGPLGGILYSYSKIVSSIRAISSAQGKYRAFSTCASHLSVVSLFYCTLLGVYLSSSIAQNAHSSATASVMYTVVTPMLNPFIYSLRNKDIKSALKILFEKL is encoded by the coding sequence ATGGAAGCACAAAATGAcacaaaaatttcagaatttcttcttctgggaatTTCAGAGGAACCAGAACTGCAGCCCCTCATCTTTGGCCTTTTCTtctccatgtacctggtcacggTCACAGGGAatctgctcatcatcctggccaccatctcagacccccacctgcacacgcccatgtacttcttcctctccaacctgtcctttgtagacatctgcttcacctccaccacAGTCccaaagatgctggtgaacatccagatGGAAAGTAAAGTCATTACCTATGCAGGCTGCATTATACAGATttacttttttgcattatttgTAGGGCTGGACAACTTCCTCCTggctgtgatggcctatgaccggttTGTGGCCATCTGCCATCCCCTGCACTACACTCTCATCATGAGCCCCAGGCTCTGTGGATTTCTGGTGCTGGCATCCTGGGTCACGAGTGCTCTCCATTCCTTATTGCACAGCTTAATGGTGTTGCGACTGTCCTTCGGCACAGGCTTGGAAATCCCCCactttttctgtgaacctaaTCAGGTGGTCCACCGAGCCTGCTCTGACACTTTCCTTAATGACCTGGTGATATATGTTGCAGCTGTGCTGCTGGCTGGTGGCCCCCTTGGTGGTATCCTTTACTCCTACTCCAAGATCGTGTCCTCCATCCGTGCAATCTCATCAGCTCAGGGCAAGTAcagagccttctccacctgtgcatctCACCTCTCTGTGGTCTCCTTATTCTATTGCACACTCCTGGGCGTGTACCTTAGTTCTTCTATTGCCCAAAATGCACACTCAAGTGCCACAGCCTCtgtgatgtacactgtggtcacccccatgctgaaccccttcatctacagtctgaggaacaaggacatcAAGAGCGCTCTGAAAATACTCTTTGAGAAACTATAA
- the LOC144253836 gene encoding olfactory receptor 7C2-like, which yields MERRNQTGAGDFILLGFTDDPDLQSLLFVLLLAIYLVTVTGNLLIILAVISDSHLHTPMYFFLSNLSLADIDFTSTTIPKALRNIQTQSKGITFAGCVSQILSFFVFGCQDNFLLTVMAYDRFVAICHPLYYMAVMNPQLCLLMALGSWLVSVLVTLPDSLSVLRLSFCTNMEIPHFFCDLSEILKLACSDTLINNIVMYTVAIVLGVFPLTGILFSYSQIFSSILRISSAEGKYKAFSTCGSHLLVVSLFYGTGLGVYLSSAATPSSRMSLMASVLYTMLTPMLNPFIYSLRNRDIKVALGRVLRKMVPLSAHLT from the coding sequence ATGGAAAGAAGAAACCAAACAGGAGCTGGAGACTTCATCCTCCTGGGATTCACCGATGACCCTGATCTACAGTCCCTCCTCTTTGTCTTGCTTCTGGCCATCTACCTGGTCACAGTCAcagggaacctgctcatcatcctggctgtcaTCTCCGACTCCCAcctgcacacgcccatgtacttcttcctctccaacctgtccctAGCTGACATTGacttcacctccaccaccatccccaaggCTCTCAGGAacatccagacacagagcaaAGGGATCACCTTTGCAGGCTGCGTCTCACAGATACTCTCCTTCTTTGTGTTTGGATGCCAGGACAACTTTCTCCTGacagtgatggcctatgaccgctttgtggccatctgtcacccgCTGTACTACATGGCCGTCATGAACCCACAGCTCTGTCTGCTCATGGCTCTGGGGTCCTGGTTGGTCAGCGTCCTAGTCACACTCCCAGACTCCTTGAGTGTCTTGAGGCTGTCTTTTTGCACCAACATGGAAATCCCTCACTTTTTCTGTGATCTTTCTGAAATCCTAAAGCTCGCCTGCTCTGACACACTCATCAACAACATAGTGATGTACACTGTGGCCATCGTCCTGGGTGTCTTCCCTCTCACTGGCATCCTCTTCTCCTACTCTCAGATTTTCTCCTCCATCCTGAGGATCTCATCAGCTGAGGggaagtacaaagccttctccacctgtgggtctcacctcCTGGTGGTCTCCTTGTTCTACGGCACTGGCCTTGGGGTCTACCTCAGTTCTGCTGCTACACCATCCTCTAGGATGAGTCTCATGGCCTCAGTGCTCTACACCATgctcacccccatgctgaaccctttcatctacagtctgaggaacagggacatcaaggtggccctggggagagtcctCAGAAAGATGGTTCCTCTCAGTGCACATCTCACCTGA